Proteins from a genomic interval of Trichoderma breve strain T069 chromosome 2, whole genome shotgun sequence:
- a CDS encoding alpha/beta hydrolase fold domain-containing protein, which yields MEHTNGSDVSQNIIEDADMNYMQELFKLPPSRIATIHPADHVEMRKWLTEEYITWPKTPPVEARSRAISKIHIQTVPVTYEDGNQFAVRVYDPEIKDSSPRPALIMYHGGGWVHGFPEVDEGTAEFFASELRAVVINVDYRLAPENKFPIPLNDCYQAVQWAIDNAAKYNINPDRIGLWGCSAGGNLAAAVALRDAKEHTVPRIRHVNLVVPVTCHPDLYPEVLKASRSSGRIDKDVVGQLAVLRAVWDNYAGVEFAHGYASVLKTEVPTNHPPCHITVAGRDGLRDEGIAYALHLRNAGIDTQLEIVPGVPHGITFPTTTLAARQFFRNQVRALDYALKTI from the exons ATGGAACACACCAACGGGTCAGATGTTTCCCAAAACATTATTGAGGATGCGGACATGAACTATATGCAG GAATTGTTCAAGTTGCCTCCATCAAGAATCGCAACTATACACCCAGCTGATCATGTAGAGATGCGCAAGTGGCTCACTGAAGAGTACATTACTTGGCCGAAGACTCCTCCTGTTGAAGCAAGATCGCGTGCTATCTCCAAGATACACATCCAGACTGTTCCGGTCACATATGAGGATGGAAATCAATTCGCAGTTCGAGTTTACGATCCGGAAATTAAAGACTCGAGCCCAAGGCCAGCTTTAATCATGTATCATGGGGGTGGTTGGGTTCATGGATTCCCAGAAGTGGACGAAG GAACTGCGGAATTCTTCGCGTCTGAGTTGCGTGCAGTGGTGATTAATGTCGATTATCGTCTCGCTCCCGAGAATAAATTTCCAATTCCTCTCAACGACTGCTATCAAGCAGTGCAGTGGGCAATAGATAACGCGGCGAAGTATAACATCAATCCGGATAGAATCGGTCTTTGGGGTTGTTCGGCTGGTGGTAATCTTGCTGCAGCCGTGGCACTTCGGGATGCAAAGGAACACACTGTTCCTAGAATTCGCCATGTTAACTTGGTTGTTCCTGTTACATGCCACCCTGATTTGTATCCTGAGGTTTTAAAAGCTTCAAGATCATCAGGCCGCATAGACAAGGACGTCGTTGGACAGTTAGCGGTCCTCAGAGCAGTATGGG ACAACTATGCAGGTGTCGAATTCGCGCACGGATACGCCTCGGTGCTTAAGACTGAAGTTCCAACTAATCATCCGCCATGTCATATCACGGTGGCTGGCCGGGATGGACTTCGAGACGAGGGTATAGCATACGCCCTGCATCTGAGAAATGCAGGTATAGATACCCAACTGGAGATTGTCCCGGGGGTTCCTCATGGGATCACATTTCCAACCACAACACTAGCAGCAAGGCAATTCTTCAGAAACCAAGTCCGTGCGTTAGACTACGCACTGAAGACAATTTAG
- a CDS encoding NAD dependent epimerase/dehydratase family domain-containing protein, with protein sequence MSSSKVTVPKGSWVLVTGVNGFVGTHVAKQFLEHGYKVRGTVRDVSLYPWLANDLFKTYAQSGDFEVVTADLEADNAFEEAVKGVQIIQHVASVMSFSPDPNTVIPQTVKGVTSLLEAAIKEPSVKEFVYTSSLVASTAPALGNNTNVTRDTWNDMAVELAWAPPPYEPSRGPVVYMASKAIAEKAAWDFVKDKKPHFTLNVVAPSGIIGEPLNKFNTDKGSSWLKYLYDGSLERIIGMPANWVVDVKDTALLHVAAALDPETKGERIQAWGNNVNWDDFLAIFRDLYPNEKWVDDFTGKVKLSITTDQTPALALLKKWGNQDGWTTPRDSVAQAVDVYLKWYPRS encoded by the exons ATGTCTTCGTCCAAAGTCACCGTCCCTAAAGGCTCCTGGGTCCTCGTTACTGGCGTCAACGGCTTCGTCGGAACTCATGTCGCGAAGCAATTCCTAGAGCATGGCTATAAGGTCCGAGGCACGGTCCGCGATGTATCGTTGTATCCCTGGCTCGCCAACGACCTTTTCAAGACTTATGCGCAGAGCGGCGACTTTGAGGTAGTGACTGCAGATCTTGAAGCCGATAATGCCTTTGAGGAGGCTGTTAAAGGCGTTCAGATCATCCAGCATGTCGCCTCGGTTATGAGCTTCTCTCCTGATCCCAATACCGTCATTCCCCAAACCGTCAAAGGCGTTACCTCTCTTCTTGAAGCCGCAATCAAAGAACCTTCCGTCAAAGAGTTTGTTTATACCAGCTCGCTGGTGGCATCTACTGCCCCAGCACTGGGAAATAACACAAATGTCACTCGAGATACCTGGAATGATATGGCCGTCGAGCTTGCTTGGGCTCCGCCTCCTTACGAGCCTAGCCGAGGTCCCGTTGTATACATGGCAAGCAAGGCTATTGCCGAGAAAGCAGCGTGGGACTTTGTCAAGGATAAAAAGCCTCACTTTACTCTTAACGTCGTAGCTCCCTCCGGCATCATTGGTGAACCACTTAACAAATTCAACACTGACAAAGGGTCTTCTTGGCTCAAGTACCTATACGACGGTTCTCTCGAGCGAATAATCGGCATGCCTGCGA ATTGGGTGGTAGATGTTAAGGATACTGCGCTGCtccatgttgctgctgcactgGATCCCGAAACCAAGGGGGAACGCATCCAGGCTTGGGGTAACAACGTTAATTGGGACGATTTTCTTGCCATTTTCAGAGACTTATATCCAAATGAGAAGTGGGTTGATGACTTCACAGGCAAAGTTAAGTtgagcatcaccaccgaCCAGACCCCAGCTTTAGCTCTCTTGAAGAAATGGGGCAAccaagatggatggacaaCCCCTCGTGATTCGGTGGCCCAGGCTGTGGATGTTTACCTCAAGTGGTACCCCCGTAGCTAA
- a CDS encoding sugar transporter domain-containing protein codes for MDTKPTQESSHEEVIDHTQALPTDQKWWNWRVLMNLTIVGFALGLYGYDNAFTSPLVSLPLFVNKYQGLGFDGLPVFTARNLDLVITVPIVGAALGAFSAIPIQNYLGRKGGFLVAYATMCIPGSILQLFAPNLGALVVGRFWNYFGISILTNIAPIYLSELVPANVRARAVGFAIAGSGAVSVIATVVVWGSAKILDRRQYIIPLAIQAALPVLLLVLSCFLTESPIWLLSKGRTDAAKASLTALRGGNSFLAEAELSIATVALRSTSEKKTAFKFWEILNLANLERTMSSAALLCLSQVGGQILVGTYSTVILVQSGVSDPFKITIIIFLMQFVGTLLGPFLLDRFGRRTVALPGYILLFLLDLAAGIIACVGLKTRPEQLALAALCIIFAFVNSISFQSIIYVLPTEIPTAHLREPSMTWTLFWSYVTAIITTFAIPQLTSADAGNLGAKAFLVFGGFMLITIVWSYFYLPETAKRTLAEIDELYERKVPKRHWASYKIEMTESEAKSASQNAGVTD; via the exons ATGGACACAAAACCAACTCAGGAGTCTTCTCACGAAGAAGTTATTGACCATACCCAAGCGCTTCCCACGGACCAAAAATGGTGGAATTGGAGGGTTCTCATGAATT TGACTATCGTCGGGTTCGCCCTTGGCCTTTACGGCTACGATAATGCCTTTACTTCGCCATTGGTCTCCTTACCGCTCTTCGTGAATAAATATCAGGGTCTAGGATTCGATGGACTTCCTGTGTTCACG GCGCGTAACCTTGATTTGGTTATCACTGTTCCAATTGTAGGCGCCGCGCTTGGAGCCTTCTCAGCCATTCCCATACAAAATTATCTAGGAAGAAAAGGTGGCTTTCTCGTGGCATATGCAACCATGTGCATACCGGGCTCAATTTTGCAACTCTTCGCTCCAAATCTAGGAGCCCTCGTTGTAGGCAGATTTTGGAACT ACTTTGGAATCAGTATTCTCACAAATATTGCCCCTATCTATCTCTCTGAATTGGTACCGGCCAATGTCCGAGCTCGAGCAGTGGGATTTGCTATTGCTGGGAGTGGTGCAGTCTCAGTCATCGCCACGGTGGTAGTGTGGGGATCAGCCAAGATTTTGGACAGAAGACAGTATATTATCCCACTTGCAATCCAGGCGGCGCTACCTGTTCTGCTGTTGGTCTTGTCGTGTTTCCTCACTGAATCACCCATTTGGCTGCTCAGCAAAGGTCGAACAGATGCAGCTAAAGCAAGTCTCACTGCTCTACGCGGCGGTAATTCTTTTCTTGCAGAAGCCGAGTTATCGATTGCTACCGTCGCATTACGATCAACaagcgaaaagaagacaGCCTTTAAGTTTTGGGAGATTCTGAATCTAGCAAACTTGGAGCGAACGATGTcctctgctgctctgctctgccttTCACAGGTTGGTGGTCAGATCTTGGTTGGTACATACTCAACCGTCATCTTAGTGCAGAGTGGCGTCTCGGATCCGTTCAAGAttaccatcatcatcttcttgatgcaATTTGTCGGCACACTTCTTGGGCCTTTTCTGCTTGATAGGTTTGGCAGACGAACCGTTGCACTCCCAGGCTacatcctcctctttcttctggATCTTGCAGCTGGCATCATTGCGTGTGTTGGGCTCAAAACTCGACCTGAGCAGCTGGCCCTTGCGGctctctgcatcatcttcgccTTTGTTAACTCAATCAGTTTTCAATCGAT AATTTACGTCCTCCCGACCGAAATACCCACCGCTCATCTCAGAGAGCCTTCTATGACATGGACCTTATTCTGGTCATATGTGACTGCAATTATCACCACGTTTGCTATACCACAGTTGACTAGTGCAGATGC CGGAAACTTGGGAGCCAAGGCTTTCTTAGTATTTGGAGGGTTTATGCTTATCACTATTGTGTGGAGCTATTTCTACTT GCCAGAGACTGCGAAGCGAACACTTGCTGAGATTGATGAACTGTATGAAAGGAAGGTACCCAAGCGCCATTGGGCAAGCTACAAAATAGAGATGACTGAATCGGAAGCCAAGTCAGCTTCGCAAAACGCAGGCGTAACTGATTGA